AAATTGGGACTGCACAAATCTCTTCTTAAACTGGGTTCGTTTGGTACTGAAATTACCAACGCAGGAATCCAATTGGGCTTGGAAACTTTCCGTAGTCTTCAAGTCTGGGATTTGGTCACTGTACAAATCTTGGCGAAAATTCACAcagaaaatttcttgaatccaTCTCCGGAGATTCCAAAGTATTCCCTGATGAATTTGGAAATAGCTTTACTTGGTATCCATTACGTCCCTAAAACTTTTGGATTTGTTTTGTCTCTGTGTCCCTTTGTGATTGAGGTAGAAATCAATACCTTCAACCGACTGACAGATAGTGATTTGCTAAGTTTGTTATCCCTTGAAAAACTCCGCAAACTGAAATTGGTTGGGTATTTTCGCGAGAATTCCAGTGTAACGTTTGGTGGCGGTGTGACACCAATTTTAAAAGCCTTTGGGAATTCATCACTGAAGGCACTTTCTCTATCCAAGTTGCCTGATGTCAATATTATGGTAATCGCACAGCTTTGCCCGAACCTTCACTCCCTTGACCTTTTCGATAATTTGAGCTATTCCAACAAAAAACTCAACGAAGAATGGTTCAAGATTGAACCTCAAGTATTGAAGCAACTTGAAAAGCTGCGACTTTCTGTAGAAAAATCAAGTATCACTATTCCGCGCGAACACTTCATCTTGCTGTTGTCTGGACCTTCTCTTGTGGACATAGATATTGGGAGTTTTTGTCCGCTCAACGACGGCGTTCTCCAAGAGGTGGTTCGAGTTCAGAAGTTCCATCGTCTTGAAAATTTGACAGTCACTGAATGCCACAATGTGACCGAGAAAGGGATTGACATCTTCATGAATGCCCAAAACCCTCTTAAGAAGATCGCGTTACATTGGTGTCGTAAAAtaacgaagaaaaatg
This sequence is a window from Daphnia pulicaria isolate SC F1-1A chromosome 7, SC_F0-13Bv2, whole genome shotgun sequence. Protein-coding genes within it:
- the LOC124350596 gene encoding F-box/LRR-repeat protein 4-like, producing the protein MPRLIRVKSLSQTCLEFVINNMAVLCENLTSDLPTTISNQSSHSPFDQLPSKFLEEIISALQTKKCLKQFLGLLVAPQLQTLDLRYLSKEDNCTDLELNLLRCIYLKNLSLRWSSLCNDKFLSSVIPMFVKLQVLDISNSAAGDSSLEVIGTYCTDLRELEFMNCKNITDIGVKGLCVSSTTHNLGREGDKLGLHKSLLKLGSFGTEITNAGIQLGLETFRSLQVWDLVTVQILAKIHTENFLNPSPEIPKYSLMNLEIALLGIHYVPKTFGFVLSLCPFVIEVEINTFNRLTDSDLLSLLSLEKLRKLKLVGYFRENSSVTFGGGVTPILKAFGNSSLKALSLSKLPDVNIMVIAQLCPNLHSLDLFDNLSYSNKKLNEEWFKIEPQVLKQLEKLRLSVEKSSITIPREHFILLLSGPSLVDIDIGSFCPLNDGVLQEVVRVQKFHRLENLTVTECHNVTEKGIDIFMNAQNPLKKIALHWCRKITKKNVEYWEKQAKMNNWQILIEFEEDVEEDYSEDEDAEDVLARMQYEYGLPDYIVNSEWCKDLMAIATHGCEDWEEFLDDDDEDEF